One Xiphophorus maculatus strain JP 163 A chromosome 9, X_maculatus-5.0-male, whole genome shotgun sequence DNA segment encodes these proteins:
- the LOC102219614 gene encoding LOW QUALITY PROTEIN: small glutamine-rich tetratricopeptide repeat-containing protein alpha (The sequence of the model RefSeq protein was modified relative to this genomic sequence to represent the inferred CDS: inserted 2 bases in 1 codon), translating into MTDSKRLAFSIIQFLHDQLQAGDLTSDAQESLEVAVQCLETAFDVSTDDQSLAVPMTLPEIFASVTAKFPAESHANNNTAPNSPTEEQKAEAERLKTDGNDQMKVENFAAAVEFYSKAIALNPQNAVYYCNRAAAYSKLGNYAGAVQDCERAIRIDPNYSKAYGRMGLALASLNKHTEAVGYYRKALELDPDNDTYKTNMKIAEEKMETSSPSAGLGGIDLAGLLSNPGFMNMASTLMNNPQVQQLMSGMMSGAYGATGGGGGVGSGAGAGGGGGGVGGGGGGGGGRGGGXGGGGVGGASAAQGPADLSGLIQAGQQFAQQMQQQNPELIEQLRSQIRNRTPSAGNEEQQ; encoded by the exons ATGACGGACAGCAAGCGCCTCGCCTTCTCCATCATCCAGTTCCTCCATGACCAGCTGCAGGCCGGAGACCTGACCTCCGACGCCCAGGAGAGCCTGGAGG TTGCAGTCCAATGTCTGGAGACGGCTTTTGACGTTTCTACGGACGACCAGAGTCTGGCTGTTCCCATGACGCTACCAGAGATCTTCGCCTCGGTTACGGCCAAG TTCCCAGCCGAGTCCCATGCCAACAACAACACAGCGCCGAATTCTCCAACAGAAGAGCAGAAAGCCGAGGCGGAGCGGCTGAAAACTGATG gGAACGACCAGATGAAGGTGGAAAACTTTGCAGCAGCCGTGGAGTTCTACTCCAAGGCCATCGCCCTGAACCCTCAGAACGCCGTCTACTACTGCAACAG GGCTGCGGCATACAGCAAGCTGGGGAACTACGCCGGCGCCGTGCAGGACTGTGAACGGGCCATCAGGATCGACCCGAACTACAGCAAGGCGTACGGCCGGATGGG TTTGGCGCTGGCCAGCCTCAATAAGCACACAGAGGCAGTGGGTTACTACCGGAAGGCTCTGGAGCTCGACCCGGATAATGACACCTACAAGACCAACATGAAGATCGCCGAGGAGAAGATGGAGACGTCCAGCCCG tCGGCGGGTCTGGGAGGAATCGACCTGGCTGGGTTGCTTAGCAACCCCGGCTTCATGAACATG GCGTCGACCCTCATGAACAACCCTCAGGTTCAGCAGCT GATGTCCGGGATGATGTCAGGCGCGTACGGAGCGACTGGAGGAGGCGGGGGGGTCGGCAGCGGTGCTGGagcgggaggaggaggaggaggagtaggaggtggaggtggcggaggaggaggaagaggaggagg gggaggaggaggagtgggtGGAGCCTCAGCAGCTCAGGGACCCGCGGATCTGTCCGGCCTCATCCAGGC ggggcagcagtTCGCCCAGCagatgcagcagcagaaccCCGAACTCATCGAACAGCTGAGGAGTCAGATCCGCAACCGGACGCCCAGCGCTGGGAACGAGGAGCAGCAGTGA
- the LOC102219865 gene encoding zinc transporter ZIP3 yields MQLLVVKLLGLLGLSALMLAGILVPVRLLLADSEKAGRYHRGLALGNCFGGGVFLATCFNALLPAVRDKAAGVLQQLQVSSDYPLAETMMMVGFFITLFVEQAVLTFRKEKPSFIALETFNAGGSEPGSDSEYDAPFLGGGHRHGHFGPGQLAGAGPLRLAGLVLALSAHSLFEGVALGLQEDGSKLGGLLLGVAVHETLAAAALGISVAKAALGMKDAAKLAAAVAMMIPLGAAAGMGVEAARTLAAGVASLLLQGLAAGTFLFVTFMEVLSPELDKRTDRLLKVLCLVLGYAALAALLLVRW; encoded by the exons ATGCAGCTCCTGGTGGTGAAGCTGCTGGGCCTTCTGGGCCTGTCTGCGCTGATGCTGGCCGGCATCCTGGTGCCGGTGCGCCTCCTGCTGGCCGACAGCGAGAAGGCGGGGCGCTACCACCGGGGCCTGGCGCTTGGCAACTGCTTCGGAGGAGGCGTGTTCCTGGCAACGTGCTTCAACGCTCTGCTGCCGGCCGTCAGAGAcaag GCGGCCGgcgtcctgcagcagctgcaggtcagCAGCGACTACCCGCTGGCTGAGACCATGATGATGGTGGGCTTCTTCATCACGCTGTTTGTTGAGCAGGCCGTCCTGACCTTCAGGAAGGAGAAGCCATCCTTCATCGCCCTGGAGACGTTCAACGCCGGCGGCTCGGAACCCGGCAGCGACTCAGAGTATGACGCCCCCTTCCTGGGCGGCGGCCATCGCCACGGCCACTTCGGACCGGGCCAGCTGGCGGGGGCGGGGCCTCTGCGGCTGGCAGGCCTGGTTCTGGCGCTGTCGGCCCACTCGCTGTTCGAAGGTGTGGCGCTGGGCCTGCAGGAGGACGGTTCCAAGCTGGGCGGCCTGCTGCTGGGCGTGGCCGTCCACGAGACGCTGGCCGCCGCCGCGCTGGGCATCAGCGTGGCCAAGGCGGCGCTGGGCATGAAAGACGCCGCCAAGCTGGCCGCCGCCGTCGCCATGATGATCCCGCTGGGCGCGGCAGCGGGGATGGGCGTGGAGGCGGCGCGGACGCTGGCGGCCGGCGTGGCgtcgctgctgctgcagggccTCGCCGCCGGGACCTTCCTCTTCGTCACCTTCATGGAGGTCCTGAGTCCGGAGCTGGATAAGAGGACCGACCGCCTGCTCAAGGTGCTCTGCCTCGTCCTGGGATACGCCGCGCTCGCCGCGCTGCTGCTCGTCAGGTGGTGA